The proteins below are encoded in one region of Coffea arabica cultivar ET-39 chromosome 4c, Coffea Arabica ET-39 HiFi, whole genome shotgun sequence:
- the LOC140004181 gene encoding protein NRT1/ PTR FAMILY 4.6-like isoform X2, which translates to MEERHYSDKWEGYVDWRNRPALRGQHGGMVAASFVLVVEILENLAYLANASNLVLYLSKFMHYSPSNSANMVTNFMGTAFLLALLGGFLSDAFFTTYCIYLISATIEFLGLLMLTVQAHIPSLTPSACTPINRNTSCQQVDAGKAAILFAGLYLVALGVGGIKGSLPPHGAEQFDEDTTRGRKQRSTFFNYYVFCLSCGGLIAVTFMVWIEDNKGWQWGFGISSGIILVTIPIFLLGSSTYRIKIPTGSPITTIFKVLAGAVCTCCTSTTSRNAIMSMSTTSTYTTETGLEKKNGKNGAETHTTSEDLRLLNKAAIGRPFHQPLQCTIKEVEEVKIVLKILPIFASTMMLNCCLAQLSTFSVQQAATMDTRIGSFTVPPASLPVFPVIFIMILAPIYNHIIIPLARKATGTEMGITHLQRIGTGLVFSIVAMAVAALVEMKRKKVAMQSGMINSTEPLPITFLWVALQYMFLGSADLFSLAGMMDFFFTEAPFSMKSLATALSWTSLAIGYYFSSVLVSIVNKVTSSFRHTPWLYGSNLNHYHLDRFYWLMCILSGLNFLHYLFWASRYKYQSTRPGDQEEIQIRVNSSELQLSHS; encoded by the exons ATG GAGGAAAGACACTATTCAGACAAATGGGAAGGCTATGTAGATTGGCGAAACAGACCAGCCCTGAGAGGCCAGCATGGTGGCATGGTTGCTGCATCCTTTGTCTTAG TTGTCGAGATACTGGAGAATCTTGCATACCTGGCAAATGCAAGCAACCTAGTGCTTTACTTGTCAAAATTCATGCATTACTCTCCATCTAATTCAGCGAACATGGTAACTAACTTCATGGGCACTGCATTTCTCCTTGCTCTTCTTGGAGGCTTTTTATCTGATGCCTTCTTCACCACCTATTGCATCTATCTCATAAGCGCAACAATTGAGTTCCTG GGCCTGCTAATGCTCACAGTGCAAGCTCACATACCTTCACTGACACCATCAGCTTGCACACCAATTAACAGAAACACTTCATGCCAGCAAGTTGATGCTGGGAAAGCAGCAATATTGTTTGCAGGCCTCTACCTGGTTGCGTTGGGTGTTGGAGGAATTAAAGGTTCCCTTCCTCCACATGGAGCTGAGCAGTTTGATGAGGACACCACACGTGGAAGGAAGCAGAGGTCGACATTCTTCAATTACTACGTCTTCTGCCTGTCCTGTGGTGGATTAATTGCAGTAACATTTATGGTGTGGATTGAAGACAATAAAGGTTGGCAGTGGGGCTTTGGTATCTCATCTGGTATAATACTTGTTACAATTCCAATCTTCCTACTTGGTTCTTCTACTTACAGGATCAAAATTCCAACTGGAAGCCCTATTACAACCATTTTCAAG GTTTTGGCTGGAGCTGTTTGTACATGTTGcacttcaacaacttccagGAATGCAATCATGAGCATGAGCACAACCTCAACCTACACAACTGAAACCGGcctggaaaagaaaaatggcaaAAATGGAGCAGAGACTCACACAACATCAGAAGACCTGAGGCTCCTAAATAAAGCGGCAATTGGAAGGCCTTTCCATCAACCGCTACAATGCACCATCAAAGAAGTAGAAGAAGTGAAGATTGTCCTTAAGATTTTGCCGATTTTTGCATCCACCATGATGCTGAACTGCTGCCTTGCTCAGCTGTCTACCTTTTCAGTCCAACAAGCAGCAACCATGGACACTAGGATTGGCTCGTTCACAGTTCCACCGGCTTCCCTTCCAGTTTTCCCAGTAATTTTCATCATGATACTTGCACCAATCTACAATCACATCATTATCCCACTTGCTAGGAAGGCTACCGGGACAGAAATGGGAATCACACATTTACAGCGAATTGGAACTGGCTTAGTTTTCTCAATTGTGGCCATGGCTGTTGCGGCATTAGTGGAAATGAAGCGAAAGAAGGTGGCAATGCAATCCGGCATGATAAATTCAACAGAACCTCTTCCAATCACATTCCTTTGGGTGGCATTGCAATATATGTTTTTAGGATCAGCTGATCTTTTCAGCTTGGCTggcatgatggatttctttttCACAGAGGCCCCATTTAGCATGAAGTCATTAGCAACAGCTCTCTCCTGGACCTCACTGGCCATAGGTTATTATTTCAGCTCGGTACTTGTATCAATTGTCAACAAAGTTACGAGCAGCTTTAGGCACACGCCATGGCTTTATGGAAGTAACTTGAACCATTATCACCTTGACCGATTTTACTGGTTGATGTGCATATTAAGTGGGTTAAATTTTCTGCATTATCTCTTTTGGGCCAGCCGTTACAAGTATCAGTCAACTAGGCCTGGAGATCAAGAGGAGATTCAAATAAGAGTTAACTCATCTGAACTGCAATTATCCCACTCATGA
- the LOC140004181 gene encoding protein NRT1/ PTR FAMILY 4.6-like isoform X1, with translation MPQMQEERHYSDKWEGYVDWRNRPALRGQHGGMVAASFVLVVEILENLAYLANASNLVLYLSKFMHYSPSNSANMVTNFMGTAFLLALLGGFLSDAFFTTYCIYLISATIEFLGLLMLTVQAHIPSLTPSACTPINRNTSCQQVDAGKAAILFAGLYLVALGVGGIKGSLPPHGAEQFDEDTTRGRKQRSTFFNYYVFCLSCGGLIAVTFMVWIEDNKGWQWGFGISSGIILVTIPIFLLGSSTYRIKIPTGSPITTIFKVLAGAVCTCCTSTTSRNAIMSMSTTSTYTTETGLEKKNGKNGAETHTTSEDLRLLNKAAIGRPFHQPLQCTIKEVEEVKIVLKILPIFASTMMLNCCLAQLSTFSVQQAATMDTRIGSFTVPPASLPVFPVIFIMILAPIYNHIIIPLARKATGTEMGITHLQRIGTGLVFSIVAMAVAALVEMKRKKVAMQSGMINSTEPLPITFLWVALQYMFLGSADLFSLAGMMDFFFTEAPFSMKSLATALSWTSLAIGYYFSSVLVSIVNKVTSSFRHTPWLYGSNLNHYHLDRFYWLMCILSGLNFLHYLFWASRYKYQSTRPGDQEEIQIRVNSSELQLSHS, from the exons ATGCCACAAATGCAGGAGGAAAGACACTATTCAGACAAATGGGAAGGCTATGTAGATTGGCGAAACAGACCAGCCCTGAGAGGCCAGCATGGTGGCATGGTTGCTGCATCCTTTGTCTTAG TTGTCGAGATACTGGAGAATCTTGCATACCTGGCAAATGCAAGCAACCTAGTGCTTTACTTGTCAAAATTCATGCATTACTCTCCATCTAATTCAGCGAACATGGTAACTAACTTCATGGGCACTGCATTTCTCCTTGCTCTTCTTGGAGGCTTTTTATCTGATGCCTTCTTCACCACCTATTGCATCTATCTCATAAGCGCAACAATTGAGTTCCTG GGCCTGCTAATGCTCACAGTGCAAGCTCACATACCTTCACTGACACCATCAGCTTGCACACCAATTAACAGAAACACTTCATGCCAGCAAGTTGATGCTGGGAAAGCAGCAATATTGTTTGCAGGCCTCTACCTGGTTGCGTTGGGTGTTGGAGGAATTAAAGGTTCCCTTCCTCCACATGGAGCTGAGCAGTTTGATGAGGACACCACACGTGGAAGGAAGCAGAGGTCGACATTCTTCAATTACTACGTCTTCTGCCTGTCCTGTGGTGGATTAATTGCAGTAACATTTATGGTGTGGATTGAAGACAATAAAGGTTGGCAGTGGGGCTTTGGTATCTCATCTGGTATAATACTTGTTACAATTCCAATCTTCCTACTTGGTTCTTCTACTTACAGGATCAAAATTCCAACTGGAAGCCCTATTACAACCATTTTCAAG GTTTTGGCTGGAGCTGTTTGTACATGTTGcacttcaacaacttccagGAATGCAATCATGAGCATGAGCACAACCTCAACCTACACAACTGAAACCGGcctggaaaagaaaaatggcaaAAATGGAGCAGAGACTCACACAACATCAGAAGACCTGAGGCTCCTAAATAAAGCGGCAATTGGAAGGCCTTTCCATCAACCGCTACAATGCACCATCAAAGAAGTAGAAGAAGTGAAGATTGTCCTTAAGATTTTGCCGATTTTTGCATCCACCATGATGCTGAACTGCTGCCTTGCTCAGCTGTCTACCTTTTCAGTCCAACAAGCAGCAACCATGGACACTAGGATTGGCTCGTTCACAGTTCCACCGGCTTCCCTTCCAGTTTTCCCAGTAATTTTCATCATGATACTTGCACCAATCTACAATCACATCATTATCCCACTTGCTAGGAAGGCTACCGGGACAGAAATGGGAATCACACATTTACAGCGAATTGGAACTGGCTTAGTTTTCTCAATTGTGGCCATGGCTGTTGCGGCATTAGTGGAAATGAAGCGAAAGAAGGTGGCAATGCAATCCGGCATGATAAATTCAACAGAACCTCTTCCAATCACATTCCTTTGGGTGGCATTGCAATATATGTTTTTAGGATCAGCTGATCTTTTCAGCTTGGCTggcatgatggatttctttttCACAGAGGCCCCATTTAGCATGAAGTCATTAGCAACAGCTCTCTCCTGGACCTCACTGGCCATAGGTTATTATTTCAGCTCGGTACTTGTATCAATTGTCAACAAAGTTACGAGCAGCTTTAGGCACACGCCATGGCTTTATGGAAGTAACTTGAACCATTATCACCTTGACCGATTTTACTGGTTGATGTGCATATTAAGTGGGTTAAATTTTCTGCATTATCTCTTTTGGGCCAGCCGTTACAAGTATCAGTCAACTAGGCCTGGAGATCAAGAGGAGATTCAAATAAGAGTTAACTCATCTGAACTGCAATTATCCCACTCATGA